AAAGTCAATCATTAGTTTCATTTTAGCGATTTGTATCAAAGAAATTTTGTactgaataaaaattattcaaattgtggaaatctatttaatatttttattaaattcaacccACCAGGTTAATCTTGAAACATATTAATCCGATTTTTTATCCAATCCTAATTTAGAATTAAACTAtgtaaaaattactttgatATGACTCGGTCGACTTGGCCGATCAAAAAGCTTTCCAAACAACTAGTAACAAAAATCcagtgatgaatttgaaaaataaaattgatataaaaaactctctcgatttaattttttatctaactcaggtttaaaattaaattatgtaaaagtTACCTAACGTGAAAATCAACTTGATTGATCCAAAAATAACATAAccgacaaataaaaaaaaatatgaggaaaaaagagattaaattgacataaaaataccTCTTAGACCTAAATCCTTACTTAAcccgagtttaaaattaaatcgtgtAAAAATTACTTTGACATAATCCAATCGATTTGATGAGTCCAAAAACAACctatgaatttattaaaaaaagcctaagaatgaaattgtgaaaaaaaggggccaaattgaaaatatatataaaaaaagaaatgaaaaggctAAAAAtagcttcattatttatataaacagcGAAACTCCATAATAATCCTGAGATTTTTTGTATAGAAGTAATTGTATTGTTTTAAAGGATCACTGATATCCATCTTACGGAGAAGGAATTAGATGAATTGAGGCAGCAAGTTTTGTCATTCCAGCCAAAAATAAGCATTTTAAGAAAAACCTGGAGGCCAcagaaaagaatattaattatttatagaaGTAAATTACTGCAACAAATGGGAGGAGGGGCAGAGCAAACCAATGCAATCTGTCAGACTCATGAAGCAACATGAAGACAGAACTTAGGAAGCGGCATGATGAGACGTATAATCAACTCCATGTGATGAGTTAGTGCTACTTGAATATGAATATCTTTTACTCTCAAATAATGCTAGAAAactagcaaaaaataaatattttgcaacCTCTAAGTGGTGATCATAAGAGAATGGTGTAGTCGAGGGAGAATACTTGAAAGACAACAGATATGAATATAGTTTGTGTAATTTATCATGCAATGTGATTGAATCTTTATGTGCTTGTTTGAAAACAGTTAAATAAGCAATTCGAAGTCATAATTTCGATTCATGATACatattgaacataaaaaaaaacctaatctaGAGCATGTGGACAAGGCATTAGAATCTGAAACAAAGTAAAATATGTTTGCTTCAACATAAGCCAATCTACCCAGAGCCCCCCGAAAACTACTCATGAATATCCAAAATGAAGAGCAAGCAAGAAGTGCAGAGAGCTGAGTGAGCATGTCAAGAAAAGGTAGAGGGTGAATGAAGcagaacaaagaaaagataaacatatTATAATAGTGTAAAATAGACAACTTAATTGCTTGctcattgataatttttcaatgcTTGACTTGCAATGAGTTTAGCCTTATAGATAGCTTCATTAAAGGGACAAACatccaaaaattaaagataGCAAATGAGATATGTTTACCAGCATGAGTTTCTACCATGTAAATGATGGTAAGACAAATGATGGGTATGCATCATATTTGGATGCAAGGGCCTGCACAGAAGATAAAGTTGCTTCTTCTCCAAAACTATTGACTCCAAGTTCAGTTGCATGAATCCCACCGGTTATAAATGCTGACCGGATCCCAACAGCATTTGCACCTTTGATATCATGGTGAAGAGAATCACCCACAGCTATAGAATCAAAAGCATCAACACCAGCCAATTCCATAGCAGATTTATAGATTATCTGCCAAAAAGTTGATACAGCAATCAGAGCAGCCAAAGGAAATgtataaccaagaaaaaaaaaacagcaatgaTATGATAAAGAAGGTGATAACAATAGCTTTGCCCTAAAGGAATAcactaattatataaaatatgagcAAAATGTAGATTATTCCTGGACATCTCAAACTAAAAAGTCAAATGTCAGCGAGTGATTTTAATCGCTTAATCTGTATTTTGtatagaatatttaaaaataaaggaaatagCAGTTcatagaacaaaaattaaaaattcaatgctAGTTTGCACTTGCAATTTGAGGCAAATACATTGTTGTCCATATCACCAAAGGACATGATAAGCATTTCCCAATTAAGAGTAAGAACTAGCAAGAATAATATGCAGTACCTTATCTGGCTTGCCCATCCATTTCACTTCACCACCAAGCTTCTCATACTTGGCAGCCAATGTACCTAACAAGATAGCACAACTTGTATCACAAGagttaacaaaataaatctctccttatttttatttttttttagtttttcttgcaAGTTGATCTATATATAAGGGGTgagaaaatgagaaagaaagcaaagagTAGCTAACtcctaaatttatattattattcaagCAATAAATAGAGTAGTTGTTCATATTTTCTAGACAAATTGATCacaaattatcaaaacaaaatgaaattttcgTCTTAAAATCATATGCCAGACAAAGTCAATCAACGGCAATTTGTTCATTTCATCATAGAACATTAGGTTTATGGCTAGGCATTTTGCTGCTTTATTTAGATAAATGAAGAAACTaacgaaaggaaaggaaaggagaggAAATACACTATGAAAAAGAAAGGATCCCCCAAAAGTTATACCATGCTACTAGATTACCAAGAAACATCTTCAAGGGAATTTTAGTAGAAAAACCTATCTCATTTAATAAAGATTTCATACATGGCTTCTCTAATTTCACAAGGGCATTGGGATTTTTGGAAATAAACCAAACATTTAGGTTAttagaaactaaacaaaaaacagaaTTACATCTCCATTGAAATGAGACTTCCATGCTAAGCTCCCATTCACAGAGACAGACATTTCTGATTAAGAATGTATTCTGTAAACAGGAGGATAAGATGACTCAAAATCTTTACCAGGCATGACTCGCAAGTCTCTAGCTTCAACAGTTACAAAGTCTGGATTGGCTACTACCATAGGAATTTGTTTAGCAGCACAGCGCTCCAATACTTTCTCAAGCTCCTCAAGAGTCATTGGGCAAGAAGCACCAGAAGACAGCCCCAATGCTTCAGTGCCATGAGCCAAAACAAACTCAGCTTCTTCAACCTTGTCAACAACTTGTAAGCCTAAGCCCTGCAAGGAAAAAATGGGCATAAAAGCAGAGTATTAATTATGAGTCTGACTCTGAGTGTCTAAGGTCTTCTAACACTTGAATAATCAAGATTATCCACTGTAAGTCTGCTAATTAGATCCAATGGATCATTCATGGCTCTTGACACAATCACTTAGCACAACTAGAGCAAATGCAGTGATCAATAGATTATCTACTCAAAGATAGTTCAGGTTGAACAGAAATCTATTCCAAAATTCTGTTCAGagccaaagaaaagaaaaattacagatGGAGAAATTGGCTACAAAAAGAGTTGCAGAAGATCTTGTGATCACATAATGGGTGCTTCCTGGTTTGTTTAATCATGTCCAATGTCTTTGTTTACCtaggaagagagagaagggaaggAGCACAGCGGGGGCGGGGGAAAGGCAAACTAGAAgtgtaaatgaaaaaaagaaaccaaagaaaCAGTGTAGAAAAGAATTCAACCAAACCACACACCTCAAGAGATATGGCACCTCTGCCCTTCCAAGTCATGTGAATGCAAGATTTTCCTAATGCTGCAAACCAATCATCATCTCTCCTATCAATTTCAACATATGAATCAGGAAATATACACGTTTTTACGTGCATTTAAAAGATGTATAAACCATAAACTATGGCATAACTAAGTCAAAAGGAAGAAGTTTGgcttataaaatgatttaaaaaaaaaaaaacaaatcttttcaATATTAGAAATGCCATTGATACCTTCCCTAAATGGCAGAATTATCAATCACTTTGAAGGATGGATACTCGAGGAGGAGGGTAGAGATAAGTGTTCCCATCATTCTGTTTTTCAATCATTGAAAATGGAttctttttctcaaattttCACAAATAAGGATATTGCAGGGTTTCAAACCAATCAACACTTCTCTAATAGTATTAGACATAAAGTCCACTTCTTTTCAACAAAATTTGGTACCCTATATGTAAGGATATTAgtgaaaatacatgaaaattcaGTACACAAAATTGATACCGTATAAACACAAAAAAGCAACAGTCTTTTCAATCACCAAAACAACACCAAACATTGAACATAATTCCTCAACTCCATAAAGCTGAATAACTAACCTCTGCAAATATTGATGTGTTAATTCTCCACTGGTAATGGCTCCGAGAAATAAAGAAGTATCAAATCCAAGACTCTTCATTTTCTCCATTGTTGTAGATGCAC
This genomic stretch from Populus alba chromosome 19, ASM523922v2, whole genome shotgun sequence harbors:
- the LOC118030104 gene encoding uncharacterized protein isoform X2; translated protein: MLQSSELHLFQTFNGLQHIAKTHQFKWFLFHVLVAVQKLATTGAKMVIISNSSRRASTTMEKMKSLGFDTSLFLGAITSGELTHQYLQRRDDDWFAALGKSCIHMTWKGRGAISLEGLGLQVVDKVEEAEFVLAHGTEALGLSSGASCPMTLEELEKVLERCAAKQIPMVVANPDFVTVEARDLRVMPGTLAAKYEKLGGEVKWMGKPDKIIYKSAMELAGVDAFDSIAVGDSLHHDIKGANAVGIRSAFITGGIHATELGVNSFGEEATLSSVQALASKYDAYPSFVLPSFTW
- the LOC118030104 gene encoding uncharacterized protein isoform X1, giving the protein MLQSSELHLFQTFNGLQHIAKTHQFKAWFLDQFGVLHDGKQPYPGAISTLQKLATTGAKMVIISNSSRRASTTMEKMKSLGFDTSLFLGAITSGELTHQYLQRRDDDWFAALGKSCIHMTWKGRGAISLEGLGLQVVDKVEEAEFVLAHGTEALGLSSGASCPMTLEELEKVLERCAAKQIPMVVANPDFVTVEARDLRVMPGTLAAKYEKLGGEVKWMGKPDKIIYKSAMELAGVDAFDSIAVGDSLHHDIKGANAVGIRSAFITGGIHATELGVNSFGEEATLSSVQALASKYDAYPSFVLPSFTW